GATGAAAGCGCTCTACGGGCGGCGTGGGAGCAGGTTGTGAAGCAATCGATGATGCTACGCACGCGCATCGTGCAGCACAGCAGGTTGGGCCTTCTGCAGGTGGTGGTAGCAGGCGATATACAGTGGATGGAAGCAGACCATCTGGGAACGTACCTGGCAGAGGACAAAGCGGCGTCTATGCAGCCGGGCGACTGTCTGGCACGCTACGCTTTTGTCAAGGAGAGAGACGGTGGAAGGCGCTGGTTTGtgtggacaatgcaccaCGCTCTCTACGACGGCTGGTCTCTGCCTCGCATCCTGGGCGCTGTAGAGAAAGCATACAATGGTGGTGTTCTTGAAGAGCGGCCAGGCTTTAACGCTTTCGTCCAGTACCTTAGTCAGCAAGATCAGGAGGCCACTACCAACTACTGGCAGACTACACTCGCCGGCTGCGAGGCGACAATGTTCCCGCCACTTCCCCCATCAATACATCAGCCAGTGGCAAATGCAATGTTAGAGCACCAATGCCCGCCGCTCCCCAGGACAATGGCATCCGATACCACTACATCAACGCTGATCCGCGCGGCGTGGGCTATTGTTGCGGGTAACTACACCAGCTCAGACGACGTCGTCTTTGGCGCCACGGTGACGGGCCGCAACGCGCCGGTGGCAGGCATTGAGGATATAGTGGGCCCGGCAATTGCGACGGTGCCTGTGCGGGTGCGTTTACCAAGAGACTGGACCGTACCAGCCCTCCTTGCTGCTGTGCAACAACAGGCAACCGAGATGATCCCATACGAGCAGACAGGATTGCAGCGGATCGCCAAGATGGGAGCGGATGCGCAGCACGCCTGTGGCTTCCAGACGCTGCTGATAGTGCAGCCAGCTGATGACGGTCTAGAGAGCGACAAGTCACTAGGAAGATGGCAGACCAAGTCAGAGCTGCAGGACTTCACGACTTACGCACTGATGGTGCAGTGCACGCTAGCTACGGAGCGAGTGCAGATCACGGCCAGCTTTGATCCACAGATCATCGAGCAGTGGCAAGTGCAGAGGATGCTGGGCCAGCTTGGCTTCGTCGCGCAGCAGCTGGCGGAAGCCGGTGGCAAGACGACAGTTGCTGAGATTGATACGCTCACTCCCGAGGACAGACAACAGCTGTGGAAGTGGAATGGAGAGGTTCCTCCGGTGGTGGAGCGGTGCGTGCACGAGCTGTTTGTGGAGCAGGCGCGGGCACGACCTGACGCGGCGGCCATCTGCGCGTGGGACGGCGAGATGAAGTACGGCGAGCTGGACGAGCTGTCGTCCAGGCTGGCCGGCTACCTAGTGGGTTTGGGCGTCGGGCCCGAAGCCATTGTTCCTCTGTGCTTCGAGAAGTCGATGTGGACGGTGGTGGCCATGCTGGCAGTGCTCAAGGCTGGCGGCGCCTTCGCTCCCCTAGACCCAGAACACCCAGCAAGTCGGCACGAGGAGATCTTCCGGCAGACTGGCGCCAGAGTGGTGCTTGCTTCGGCACAGCACTCGACGCTCTGCAGCGGCGGCAACCGCACCGTCGTGGTGGTCAGCGAGGCTGCCATGCGTGAGCTGCCCAGCGAGGCCAGCGAGGCCAGCACAACCGACAAAAGGACGACAACTCGCACAAAGGCACAGCCAGACAACCCTGCCTATGTGCTGTTCACGTCTGGGAGCACGGGAAAGCCCAAGGGCGTGGTGATTGAGCACAGGGCAATATTGACCAGCTGCTTGGGTCACGGAAAAGCCTATAACCTTACAAGCGACTCGCGCTTTCTCCAATTCTCTTCTTACACGTTCGACGTTAGCATTACCGAGATATGGACTACGCTTCTAATGGGTGGCTGTACTTGCGTCCCATCAGAAAGCGACAAGAAAGATGATCTTTTGAAAGCAATAAATGCTCTGGACGCGAATTGGGCACACCTCACGCCTACTGTTGCGAAGCTTCTCGATCCAGAGCGCATCCCGGGATTACAAAATCTTATCCTCGGAGCAGAACTTGTAACAGATCACGACTGGAACAGATGGAGCCCTTATGCCCGTCAGATAACTACATATGGTCCTACTGAGTGTTGCGTTCTTTGCACTTTCTACTCCGGTACTCTTGGCTTTTACACAGGCTTGCTCGGCAAGTCTGTTGCGTCGGTCAGCTGGGTGGTGGACCCCAACGACCACCACAAGCTGGCTCCCCTGGGCGCGGTGGGTGAGCTGCTCGTTGAGGGACCGATCCTGGCGCGCGGCTACCTGAACGACGCAGAGAAGACGGCGGCCGCGTTCATCGACGACCCGGCCTGGCTGCTGGAGGGATGCGACCAGCACGCGGGCCGGCGCGGCCGGCTGTACAAGACCGGCGACCTCGTCTACTACAATGCAGACGGCAATCTAGTGTACGTCAACCGCAAAGATGCGCAGGTCAAGGTACGCGGGCAGCGGGTGGAGCTTGGGGAGATTGAGCACCACGTGCGCGAGTGCATGCCGGAAGTAGGACGTATGGCAGTAGAAGTGATCATGCCGGGAGACGACAAAGACAAGGCGACGGTGGCTGTCTTTGTGGAAcagaaagaggaagaggtttCCGATGGAGACGGCTCCTCTGCACGCGTTTTCTTCCCCTCCCAGGTGGACAGCCAGCTCAGCGAGCGGCTGCCTAGCTACATGGTACCCGGAGTCTACTTTTCAGTCGCGCAGCTTCCCATGACAACGTCGGGTAAGACAGACCGCAAGCGGCTGCGCGAGATTGGGGCTACATTCTCAGCCCAGCAGCTGGCGGAGCTGCGCACGCGCAGCCAGGGACCAAAGCGGCAGCCGTCgacagacaaggagaaggcaatGCAGCAGCTGTGGGCGCAGGTGCTCAACATCGACGCAGACAGCATCGGGCTGGACGACAGCTTCTTCCGCCTGGGCGGCGACTCGATCACAGCCATGCAGGTCTCTTCGACCGCGCGGTCGCTCCAAATCTCAGTCACTACAGCCGATATCCTCGAACAGAAAACCATTTCCCGTTTGGCTCACCGCATGTCGCGGAATCACTTCTCTTCCAATCTTGTGATGGAAGACCCAGTGAACAGGCACTTTAGTCTGACGCCGATTCAGGAGCTATATCTCCGGCTCGAGAGCACTGGCAGCGCTTGCTTTGACCAGAGCTTTTTCCTAGAGCTCAGCAGCTTGACAAACCTCGAATCGCTGCGCGCAGCGTTCAAAACCCTTGTTCGACGGCATTCCATGCTCCGAGCTTTGTTCAGCCAGACGGCTGGAGGTAGGTGGCAGCAACATATATCCGATCGCGGTAGTGCCTCCTTTACGGTGGACTATGTGCGGTGCATCGACAGCAAGGACGTTAGTGAAGCGATCCGACAGAGCCGAGACGGGCTGGATGTACAGAATGGTCCTGTGCTGGCAGCAGTCCTGTGCGATCAGGGTCAGCGCCAACTGCTGTTTATCGCCA
The sequence above is a segment of the Pyrenophora tritici-repentis strain M4 chromosome 3, whole genome shotgun sequence genome. Coding sequences within it:
- a CDS encoding EntF, Non-ribosomal peptide synthetase module protein — translated: MDESALRAAWEQVVKQSMMLRTRIVQHSRLGLLQVVVAGDIQWMEADHLGTYLAEDKAASMQPGDCLARYAFVKERDGGRRWFVWTMHHALYDGWSLPRILGAVEKAYNGGVLEERPGFNAFVQYLSQQDQEATTNYWQTTLAGCEATMFPPLPPSIHQPVANAMLEHQCPPLPRTMASDTTTSTLIRAAWAIVAGNYTSSDDVVFGATVTGRNAPVAGIEDIVGPAIATVPVRVRLPRDWTVPALLAAVQQQATEMIPYEQTGLQRIAKMGADAQHACGFQTLLIVQPADDGLESDKSLGRWQTKSELQDFTTYALMVQCTLATERVQITASFDPQIIEQWQVQRMLGQLGFVAQQLAEAGGKTTVAEIDTLTPEDRQQLWKWNGEVPPVVERCVHELFVEQARARPDAAAICAWDGEMKYGELDELSSRLAGYLVGLGVGPEAIVPLCFEKSMWTVVAMLAVLKAGGAFAPLDPEHPASRHEEIFRQTGARVVLASAQHSTLCSGGNRTVVVVSEAAMRELPSEASEASTTDKRTTTRTKAQPDNPAYVLFTSGSTGKPKGVVIEHRAILTSCLGHGKAYNLTSDSRFLQFSSYTFDVSITEIWTTLLMGGCTCVPSESDKKDDLLKAINALDANWAHLTPTVAKLLDPERIPGLQNLILGAELVTDHDWNRWSPYARQITTYGPTECCVLCTFYSGTLGFYTGLLGKSVASVSWVVDPNDHHKLAPLGAVGELLVEGPILARGYLNDAEKTAAAFIDDPAWLLEGCDQHAGRRGRLYKTGDLVYYNADGNLVYVNRKDAQVKVRGQRVELGEIEHHVRECMPEVGRMAVEVIMPGDDKDKATVAVFVEQKEEEVSDGDGSSARVFFPSQVDSQLSERLPSYMVPGVYFSVAQLPMTTSGKTDRKRLREIGATFSAQQLAELRTRSQGPKRQPSTDKEKAMQQLWAQVLNIDADSIGLDDSFFRLGGDSITAMQVSSTARSLQISVTTADILEQKTISRLAHRMSRNHFSSNLVMEDPVNRHFSLTPIQELYLRLESTGSACFDQSFFLELSSLTNLESLRAAFKTLVRRHSMLRALFSQTAGGRWQQHISDRGSASFTVDYVRCIDSKDVSEAIRQSRDGLDVQNGPVLAAVLCDQGQRQLLFIAIHHLVIDLVSWRVLLEELEDLLLSRKLPAVPAVPFQAWQALQTEHATKHKCPSGVAQDEVASGSHCPTGA